Proteins encoded within one genomic window of Nitrospina gracilis 3/211:
- the phnC gene encoding phosphonate ABC transporter ATP-binding protein, whose protein sequence is MLILDRVSKTYGDDTEAVREVSFELQPGEFAVVLGQSGAGKSTLLRCINRLVEPTAGRIALDGEDITGAPPDRLRTLRRRIGMIFQNYNLVGRNSVLTNVLAGRLGYTPPSYALLNHFSPQDVEEAHATLSRLGIADKTHRRADSLSGGQQQRVGIARALMQRPRVILADEPVASLDPATVESILETLLDINRKDGVTILCNLHVPELARRFGRRILGMKAGDLVFDTTPDALEAAQIDVLYDMPVSL, encoded by the coding sequence ATGCTGATCCTCGACCGCGTATCCAAAACGTATGGCGACGACACCGAGGCGGTGAGGGAGGTATCGTTCGAGCTTCAGCCCGGAGAGTTTGCGGTGGTGCTGGGCCAGAGCGGGGCGGGCAAGTCGACGCTTCTCCGTTGCATCAATCGGCTGGTGGAGCCGACGGCGGGCCGCATCGCACTGGACGGAGAGGACATCACCGGCGCGCCGCCGGACCGGTTGCGGACCCTTCGCCGCCGGATCGGTATGATTTTCCAGAATTACAACCTGGTGGGAAGAAACAGTGTGCTGACAAACGTGCTGGCCGGGAGGCTGGGCTATACGCCGCCGTCCTACGCTCTTCTCAATCACTTTTCCCCGCAGGATGTGGAGGAGGCGCATGCCACACTTTCGCGGCTGGGCATTGCTGACAAGACGCATCGCCGTGCTGACAGCCTGAGCGGCGGTCAACAGCAGCGCGTCGGCATCGCCCGGGCCCTCATGCAACGTCCCAGAGTCATTCTGGCCGATGAGCCGGTGGCCAGCCTCGACCCCGCCACCGTGGAGTCCATCCTGGAAACCCTGCTGGATATCAACCGGAAAGACGGCGTCACCATTTTATGCAATCTGCACGTCCCGGAACTGGCGCGCCGTTTCGGCAGACGGATTCTCGGAATGAAGGCCGGCGACCTGGTGTTCGACACAACTCCGGATGCCCTCGAAGCGGCCCAGATTGATGTGCTTTACGACATGCCCGTCTCTTTGTAG
- the glgP gene encoding alpha-glucan family phosphorylase, which translates to MNSYLRSGIDTESTIAYFSMEIGIASDIPTYSGGLGVLAGDTLKSCADLGLPVVGITLLYRKGYFRQEITGQGEQKEHPVDWRPEDHLQRLPGKIVLDEIEGRSIITQAWLYIYTGTTGKPVPILFLDTDLEENEEPDRRLTDSLYAGDSEFRLKQEILLGIGGVKYLRELGFNRIHTYHMNEGHSSLLTLELLREHQRTVFETWDEETVWDVEKVKSLCVFTTHTPVSAGHDRFGFDLVERVLKTGISMNVIRRLSGEDCLNMTTLGLNLSRFANGVAYQHGDVSSGMFPHHQIDFITNGIHTYTWVHESFRKLFDRHARLWKNDPKYLREAMSIPRDEVWQAHLECKNELFDRVSKMMSETFDPNILTLGFARRAAAYKRASLMFRHLDRLIEIAESSPGLQIVYAGKSHPKDEAGKRLIREIHEFQKKIEQRTKKLKLVYIPNYNMDLGYYITGGVDVWVNTPIRPHEASGTSGMKAALNGVLNLSILDGWWVEGCIEGVTGWAIGDLDPRLDLSPDDRDDLDCKNLHDTLESKVIPKYYEDRTGWADMQCQAIAINGSLFNTHRQMEQYVTKAYFSCR; encoded by the coding sequence ATGAACAGTTACCTGCGCAGCGGCATCGACACCGAATCCACCATCGCTTACTTCAGCATGGAAATCGGCATCGCCTCGGACATCCCGACCTACAGTGGAGGACTGGGTGTTCTGGCTGGCGACACGTTGAAGTCGTGTGCCGACCTGGGTTTGCCGGTGGTCGGCATCACCCTCCTTTACCGCAAGGGCTATTTCCGGCAGGAAATCACCGGGCAGGGTGAGCAGAAGGAGCACCCCGTCGACTGGCGGCCGGAAGACCACCTGCAAAGACTGCCTGGCAAGATCGTGCTGGATGAGATTGAAGGCCGTTCGATCATAACGCAGGCGTGGCTGTATATTTACACCGGCACCACCGGCAAACCAGTGCCCATTTTGTTTCTCGACACGGACCTGGAGGAAAATGAGGAGCCCGACCGCCGCCTTACCGATTCTCTTTATGCCGGTGACTCGGAGTTCCGCCTCAAGCAGGAGATACTGCTCGGCATCGGTGGCGTCAAGTACCTGCGGGAACTCGGGTTCAACCGCATCCACACCTACCACATGAACGAGGGGCATTCGTCCCTGCTCACACTGGAACTGTTGCGTGAGCACCAGCGCACGGTGTTCGAAACGTGGGACGAGGAAACCGTGTGGGACGTGGAGAAGGTGAAGAGCCTGTGCGTGTTCACCACCCACACCCCCGTCTCGGCAGGGCACGACCGGTTCGGCTTCGACCTGGTTGAGCGCGTGCTCAAGACCGGCATCTCGATGAATGTGATCCGCAGGCTGAGTGGCGAGGACTGCCTCAACATGACGACGCTAGGACTCAACCTGAGCCGCTTCGCCAACGGCGTGGCGTACCAGCACGGCGACGTGTCGAGCGGCATGTTCCCCCATCACCAGATCGATTTCATCACCAACGGCATTCACACATACACCTGGGTGCACGAATCGTTTCGCAAACTGTTCGACCGACACGCCCGTTTGTGGAAGAACGATCCCAAGTACCTGCGCGAAGCGATGTCCATTCCACGCGATGAAGTGTGGCAGGCACATCTGGAATGCAAGAACGAACTGTTCGACCGCGTCTCCAAAATGATGAGCGAAACCTTCGATCCGAATATCCTGACCTTGGGATTTGCCCGCCGCGCGGCGGCCTACAAGCGGGCGTCGCTGATGTTTCGTCACCTCGACCGGCTGATCGAAATTGCCGAGAGCAGTCCCGGTTTGCAGATCGTCTATGCCGGTAAGTCTCACCCGAAAGACGAAGCGGGCAAACGCCTGATCCGGGAAATTCACGAGTTTCAGAAGAAAATCGAACAACGCACCAAAAAACTCAAGCTGGTGTACATACCCAACTACAACATGGATTTGGGGTACTACATCACTGGCGGGGTGGACGTGTGGGTGAACACCCCGATCCGCCCCCACGAGGCCTCCGGCACCAGTGGCATGAAGGCGGCGCTCAACGGAGTACTCAACCTGAGCATCCTTGATGGCTGGTGGGTGGAGGGTTGCATCGAGGGCGTCACCGGCTGGGCGATCGGCGACCTCGACCCCCGCCTCGACCTGTCTCCCGACGACCGCGACGACCTCGACTGCAAAAACCTTCACGACACGCTGGAGTCGAAGGTGATCCCGAAATATTATGAAGACCGCACAGGCTGGGCCGATATGCAGTGCCAGGCCATCGCCATCAACGGGTCTTTGTTCAACACCCACCGGCAGATGGAGCAGTACGTCACCAAGGCCTATTTTTCCTGCCGCTGA
- a CDS encoding ethylbenzene dehydrogenase-related protein, which translates to MKPNTRYPIPNPCSASKSIFALGLILAVTLLGWRGEPTSVLAHGGETHKEQPKAMPKEVKQDPSGHSHSGSAESGHSHSHGQGRSVTVGATVYKHMCIFCHGEDGNGGGKAMAYLYPWPRDFRKGVFKHRSTPTGSLPLDKDIFDTITKGIPGTAMPAWENALTEDETWSVVEYLKTFSNRFKNETPQKPVTPGPVPPSTKESIEAGHQIFQEMRCARCHGTDLKGDGPIADSLYDIWDHRVFVYDLTNPNTFKFGFDKEDIFMTLSTGIDGTPMKAYNHLTSKERWDLASFVHSRIQTDRYRKAKYEVTLKSEMVEGDIGIDPYSELWDPVPATNVHLIVLNARRDPITRVQFQSVTNGKQIAFRVQWEDPVPNRSSSRHQDFKDAVALEFALGDVLLHTHGHNEPFFGMGNREKPVNIWQWRADWQKEIETKEELEQATEGQGMDMDVMIFGGEVNPVESLNPFREVPIEEMNAEGFGTLTPQPKTKQNIRGKGLWKDGKWTVVFIRDIESLNKWDIQFNKKQPILIGFAVWDGLHKDRNGRKTVSMWQRLILP; encoded by the coding sequence ATGAAACCAAATACACGTTATCCGATCCCAAACCCCTGTTCCGCTAGCAAGTCCATCTTCGCGCTGGGTCTGATTCTCGCGGTGACGCTTCTCGGCTGGCGCGGCGAACCCACTTCCGTCCTCGCCCATGGCGGGGAAACGCACAAGGAACAACCGAAGGCGATGCCCAAGGAGGTAAAGCAGGATCCATCCGGGCACTCCCATTCCGGCTCCGCTGAAAGCGGTCATTCCCATTCGCATGGCCAGGGGCGCAGTGTGACCGTCGGCGCTACGGTGTACAAGCACATGTGCATTTTCTGTCACGGGGAAGACGGCAACGGCGGCGGCAAAGCGATGGCGTACCTTTATCCGTGGCCGCGCGATTTCCGAAAGGGCGTGTTCAAACACCGTTCCACTCCCACCGGGTCGTTGCCTCTCGACAAAGACATCTTCGATACCATCACCAAAGGCATTCCGGGTACGGCCATGCCGGCCTGGGAAAATGCGTTGACGGAAGACGAAACCTGGTCGGTGGTGGAATACCTCAAAACCTTTTCCAACCGGTTTAAAAACGAAACCCCGCAAAAACCCGTCACACCCGGGCCGGTGCCGCCCTCCACCAAGGAGAGTATCGAAGCGGGCCACCAGATTTTTCAGGAAATGCGATGTGCGCGTTGTCACGGGACGGATCTCAAGGGAGACGGGCCCATCGCCGACAGCCTGTACGACATTTGGGACCACCGTGTGTTCGTTTATGACCTGACCAATCCCAACACGTTCAAGTTCGGTTTCGATAAAGAAGACATATTCATGACTCTCAGCACGGGGATCGACGGCACCCCGATGAAGGCGTACAATCACCTCACTTCGAAAGAACGGTGGGACCTGGCGTCGTTCGTGCATTCCCGAATCCAGACGGACCGCTACCGCAAAGCCAAATATGAGGTCACGCTGAAATCCGAAATGGTGGAAGGTGACATCGGCATCGATCCGTATAGCGAGTTGTGGGACCCGGTCCCTGCCACCAACGTGCATCTGATTGTGCTCAATGCCCGGCGCGATCCCATTACCCGCGTGCAGTTTCAGTCCGTGACCAACGGCAAGCAGATTGCCTTCCGTGTGCAGTGGGAAGACCCGGTTCCGAACCGGTCATCCAGCCGCCACCAGGATTTCAAGGACGCGGTAGCGCTGGAGTTTGCGCTGGGCGATGTGCTCCTGCACACGCACGGGCACAACGAACCCTTTTTTGGAATGGGTAACCGTGAAAAGCCGGTGAACATCTGGCAATGGCGCGCGGACTGGCAAAAAGAGATTGAGACCAAGGAAGAACTCGAACAGGCCACGGAAGGCCAGGGCATGGATATGGACGTGATGATCTTCGGTGGCGAGGTCAACCCTGTGGAATCGCTGAACCCGTTTCGTGAAGTTCCCATTGAAGAAATGAATGCAGAGGGCTTCGGCACGCTCACACCCCAGCCGAAAACCAAGCAGAATATCCGCGGCAAGGGGCTGTGGAAAGACGGCAAATGGACCGTGGTGTTTATTCGGGATATCGAATCCCTCAATAAATGGGACATCCAGTTCAATAAAAAACAACCCATTCTCATTGGTTTTGCGGTGTGGGACGGCCTGCACAAGGACCGCAACGGCCGTAAAACGGTTTCCATGTGGCAGAGGTTGATTTTGCCTTGA
- a CDS encoding NHL repeat-containing protein gives MSDDQTRKEEEAREKEESLEVAESDVDEIEEEEIDEDVLTEDELEEVDEVEEVDEGQKEVGAIMVLGQSGFEEGQSNRGADDPSDNTLSEPQFVMKFGEMLFVADRGNHRVLGWNTFPEENGEPASFVLGQEDFSDCLENRGITTTLDEMTSGLGDESLDGFTISKPEEDTLSQPAGMEVIDGKLYVADSGNHRVLRWNGLPSDDGEAPGLVLGQDNLECGEANRRGLVGSGSLFFPFGVRSGDDQHVFVADKDNHRVLIWKKIPFNNGWNADICLGQSDMDEREPNRGDFDNVTPDSMSFPTGVFYHAETGKIFVVDQGNNRVLIWNKMPSHNGVPADLVLGQPNFYSRDVNAGQGGYRCDAVGMYFPTDVVYGRKGLFVSDSGNNRVLGWKELPTENGQPADFVIGQKSFYENKFNRNSDPSHCSLNDPYGLFLEEDPEDEDDPGRLYICDRGNARVVIWEELPIAEVEMPEEDEDQLHAEVEDPELLMGEDEDFFEEDEMPPEELEEETA, from the coding sequence ATGTCTGACGACCAGACCAGAAAAGAGGAAGAAGCCCGGGAGAAGGAAGAATCTCTGGAGGTGGCGGAATCCGATGTCGATGAGATTGAAGAAGAGGAAATCGATGAAGACGTCCTGACCGAAGACGAACTGGAAGAGGTGGATGAGGTCGAGGAGGTCGATGAAGGCCAGAAGGAAGTCGGCGCGATCATGGTCCTGGGCCAGAGCGGGTTTGAAGAAGGTCAATCCAACCGGGGCGCGGACGACCCCAGCGACAACACCCTGTCCGAACCGCAATTTGTCATGAAGTTTGGCGAAATGCTTTTCGTGGCAGACCGTGGCAATCATCGCGTGCTGGGCTGGAACACGTTTCCAGAAGAAAACGGCGAACCTGCCAGCTTCGTGCTGGGGCAGGAAGACTTTTCCGACTGCCTGGAAAACCGCGGTATCACCACCACCCTGGACGAAATGACCTCCGGGCTGGGTGACGAAAGCCTGGACGGATTCACCATCAGTAAACCGGAAGAAGATACTTTGTCCCAGCCTGCGGGCATGGAAGTGATCGACGGCAAGCTGTACGTTGCAGACAGCGGCAACCATCGTGTCCTGCGCTGGAATGGGTTGCCCTCGGACGATGGGGAGGCGCCGGGCCTGGTGCTGGGACAGGACAACCTGGAATGCGGAGAGGCCAATCGGCGCGGGCTGGTTGGTTCCGGTTCGTTGTTTTTCCCGTTCGGGGTGCGTTCGGGCGATGATCAGCATGTGTTCGTGGCCGACAAGGACAACCACCGCGTCCTCATCTGGAAAAAGATCCCCTTCAACAACGGCTGGAACGCGGATATCTGCCTCGGCCAGTCCGATATGGACGAACGCGAACCCAATCGCGGCGATTTCGATAACGTCACCCCCGATTCGATGAGCTTTCCCACCGGCGTGTTTTACCACGCGGAAACGGGAAAAATTTTCGTTGTGGACCAGGGCAACAACCGTGTCCTGATCTGGAACAAGATGCCCTCGCACAACGGCGTTCCGGCGGACCTGGTGCTTGGTCAGCCGAATTTTTACAGTCGCGATGTGAACGCGGGGCAGGGCGGTTACCGCTGTGACGCGGTGGGTATGTATTTCCCAACCGACGTGGTGTACGGACGAAAAGGCCTGTTCGTTTCCGATTCCGGTAATAATCGTGTGCTGGGGTGGAAGGAACTGCCTACGGAAAACGGCCAGCCTGCCGACTTTGTAATCGGACAGAAATCGTTTTACGAAAACAAGTTCAACCGCAACAGCGATCCTTCTCACTGCTCGCTCAACGACCCGTATGGCCTCTTCCTGGAAGAAGATCCCGAGGACGAGGACGATCCGGGTCGCCTTTACATCTGCGACCGTGGCAACGCGCGGGTGGTGATCTGGGAAGAACTGCCGATTGCGGAAGTGGAAATGCCCGAAGAGGACGAGGACCAGTTGCACGCTGAGGTCGAGGACCCGGAACTGCTCATGGGTGAGGACGAGGACTTCTTCGAGGAAGACGAAATGCCGCCGGAAGAACTGGAAGAAGAGACGGCATAA
- a CDS encoding tetratricopeptide repeat protein, with the protein MADIDVNEDFDVEEFRKRQQGKKESNWMTMKIHPEIFEELGVRDPEQIKLETAIMKKTRQIKKELRNDPDNLEKKVELATLYIDGGNYEDAIKELRAVLNKDPKFGRAYKVLGTAYALSAQEDEAIRELNRAAELIPEDPEVFFNLGGAYMLKDYFENAVRAFQRCIELDPTDTTSYANLAAGLNMLKDHLNEIRTLKKVLMFDPENKELRAALGNAYFANGDFDESLTTHQCVVDLDEKDPQAWCNLGSAFSAKNMVDEAIDAFKKAMELDPEFSLPHTNLGSLYASVNRVESAIKEFKTAVSLNEGDATAWLNLYQCFKEIGRHEEATKAHDKYQELIRPQGPGGTEMSGIPGGVATTGKTAAEKQ; encoded by the coding sequence ATGGCAGACATAGATGTCAACGAAGACTTTGATGTTGAGGAGTTTCGCAAGCGCCAGCAGGGCAAAAAAGAGTCCAACTGGATGACCATGAAAATCCACCCGGAGATTTTTGAAGAGCTGGGGGTGCGCGATCCGGAGCAGATCAAGCTGGAAACCGCCATCATGAAGAAAACCCGGCAAATCAAAAAGGAACTGCGCAACGACCCGGACAACCTGGAAAAAAAGGTGGAGCTGGCCACACTGTACATTGACGGGGGCAACTATGAGGACGCCATCAAAGAACTGAGGGCGGTCCTCAACAAAGACCCGAAATTCGGCCGGGCCTACAAGGTGCTGGGTACCGCGTACGCCCTGTCCGCGCAGGAAGACGAAGCCATCCGCGAATTGAACCGCGCGGCGGAATTGATACCGGAAGATCCGGAAGTGTTCTTCAACCTGGGCGGCGCCTACATGTTGAAGGACTATTTCGAAAACGCCGTACGCGCTTTCCAGCGTTGCATCGAGCTGGACCCGACGGATACCACCTCCTACGCCAACCTGGCTGCGGGTTTGAACATGCTGAAGGACCACCTGAACGAAATCCGTACGCTCAAAAAGGTTTTGATGTTCGACCCGGAAAACAAGGAACTGCGAGCTGCACTGGGCAATGCGTACTTCGCCAACGGCGACTTCGACGAATCGCTCACCACCCACCAGTGCGTGGTGGATCTGGACGAAAAAGACCCGCAGGCCTGGTGCAACCTCGGCAGCGCCTTCTCCGCCAAAAACATGGTGGATGAAGCCATCGACGCGTTCAAAAAAGCGATGGAACTGGACCCGGAGTTCTCCCTGCCGCACACCAACCTGGGAAGCCTCTATGCCTCGGTCAACCGTGTCGAGAGCGCCATCAAGGAATTCAAGACAGCCGTCAGCCTGAACGAAGGCGACGCCACCGCATGGCTCAACCTGTACCAATGCTTCAAGGAAATCGGCCGTCACGAAGAGGCCACGAAAGCTCACGACAAGTACCAGGAACTCATCCGCCCGCAGGGCCCCGGTGGAACAGAAATGTCCGGCATTCCCGGTGGCGTGGCCACCACAGGGAAAACCGCCGCGGAAAAACAATAG
- a CDS encoding B12-binding domain-containing radical SAM protein, with translation MKTALIFPPQWFPSQPYLALPTLAGYLKSHGHEVDQYDFNIEGYETFLSRSYLEECVEIIRERLSRPAYTPEENQVKNVYRDILSDPDYLESIYSGVEEAKEVLRTEELFFQFPVYKRAYTTLKIAMKLISFAHFPSQVDLESFFMPGNPEENLNGILGATADPVANPYLRLFEDHLLPRVDWNEYGVVGISIIHVGQVIAGLSLARLLRKQHPHLHIVIGGSVFTRHIDILDDKQILFDEFFHSIILFEGELPLRRLLEQLQSGGSLSEVPNLIHLQDGKVVHNPKAESLPYDQLARPDFDDMPLEKYLMPYPVLPYMASRGCYWGKCTFCTHSHIYDSFYRKENEARVAEDIDYLGKRHNTKYFTFSDEAISPNAFKRMAAAILKNNVDMRALGMLKFEADTVETEDLFREICRAGFIMLFYGLESANDRVLSIIDKGCDQKTEHRVLTNSARAGIWNHLYLFFGFPTEELAEAEETIRFTVENSERGSGIVHSVGQSTFSLEKDSAIFHNPKKFSIDRIVQDPERDMAIVFDFDIQKGMTRDEVMDVYEQFDAVLDDCFPSRKIWKYLSREHFLLYLDRFGREEILRMAQDEALTEAVEA, from the coding sequence ATGAAGACGGCCCTCATATTTCCACCACAGTGGTTTCCGAGTCAGCCCTACCTGGCATTGCCCACGCTCGCCGGATATCTGAAGTCGCACGGCCACGAAGTGGACCAGTACGACTTCAATATCGAGGGCTACGAAACTTTCCTGTCGCGTTCGTACCTGGAAGAGTGCGTCGAAATCATCCGCGAGCGCCTGTCCCGCCCGGCCTACACGCCGGAAGAAAACCAGGTCAAAAACGTGTACCGCGACATCCTGTCCGACCCGGACTATCTGGAATCGATTTACTCCGGTGTTGAAGAAGCGAAGGAGGTCCTGCGAACGGAGGAATTGTTCTTCCAGTTCCCGGTGTACAAGCGGGCCTACACCACGCTCAAGATCGCGATGAAACTGATCTCGTTCGCGCACTTTCCGAGCCAGGTGGACCTGGAATCGTTCTTCATGCCGGGCAACCCGGAAGAAAATTTAAATGGCATCCTGGGGGCCACCGCCGACCCTGTAGCCAACCCCTACCTGCGGCTGTTCGAAGACCACCTTCTGCCGCGGGTGGACTGGAACGAATACGGCGTGGTGGGCATTTCCATCATCCACGTCGGGCAGGTGATCGCCGGGCTCAGCCTGGCCCGTCTGCTACGAAAACAACACCCGCACCTGCACATCGTCATCGGCGGAAGCGTGTTCACCCGGCACATCGACATCCTCGACGACAAGCAGATCCTGTTCGATGAATTTTTTCACAGCATCATTCTGTTTGAAGGGGAACTTCCCCTCCGCCGCCTGCTGGAACAATTGCAATCCGGGGGATCGCTCAGCGAAGTGCCGAACCTGATCCACCTGCAGGACGGCAAAGTGGTTCACAATCCCAAAGCGGAATCGCTGCCCTACGACCAGCTGGCGCGGCCGGATTTTGACGACATGCCGCTGGAAAAATACCTGATGCCGTATCCCGTCCTGCCCTACATGGCGAGCCGCGGCTGTTACTGGGGCAAGTGCACCTTCTGCACCCACAGCCACATCTATGATTCTTTCTACCGCAAGGAAAACGAAGCCCGCGTGGCCGAAGACATCGATTACCTCGGCAAACGGCACAACACGAAATACTTCACGTTCTCGGACGAAGCCATCTCGCCCAACGCCTTCAAGCGTATGGCCGCCGCCATACTCAAGAACAACGTAGACATGCGCGCCCTCGGCATGCTCAAGTTCGAGGCGGACACGGTGGAAACCGAAGACCTGTTCCGCGAAATCTGCCGGGCGGGATTCATCATGCTGTTCTATGGCCTGGAGAGCGCGAACGACCGCGTGTTGTCGATCATTGACAAGGGATGCGACCAGAAAACCGAGCACCGCGTTCTCACCAACAGCGCCCGCGCGGGTATCTGGAACCACCTCTACCTGTTCTTCGGCTTTCCCACGGAAGAGCTGGCAGAAGCGGAGGAGACCATCCGCTTCACCGTGGAAAACAGCGAGCGCGGCAGCGGGATCGTTCATTCCGTCGGCCAGTCCACCTTTTCGCTGGAAAAAGACTCCGCCATCTTCCACAACCCGAAGAAGTTCTCCATCGATCGCATTGTCCAGGACCCGGAACGCGACATGGCCATCGTCTTCGACTTCGATATCCAGAAAGGCATGACCCGCGACGAGGTCATGGACGTGTATGAACAGTTTGACGCCGTCCTCGATGATTGCTTCCCATCCCGCAAAATCTGGAAATACCTCTCGCGCGAGCACTTCCTGCTTTATCTCGACCGATTCGGCCGCGAGGAAATCCTGCGCATGGCGCAGGACGAAGCCCTGACAGAAGCAGTGGAGGCCTGA
- a CDS encoding NHL repeat-containing protein — MAQDNEAVEEVETQEVVGESTAIEVQDPATLPEERPKWADVDHTQLYVWVADAGNDRIQKFDGNGRFLFEFGKPAGTRPPYRPGLFKGPFGVAVDKEGNIWVADTGCHRIQKFDPEGDFILEFGGEGYGQSKFYWPEAICVEPMGTVLVADTHNHCLKRYDEDGEFLLGFGFAGNFDGFMKFPTGLATDAEGNIYVADRDNQRVQIFNEEGQFLTKFGEYGFEEGRFNFPSDLTVRTDGTLLVAEKSQNRLQQFDRDGNFIASFCEYGKRDGQFNCPMAIAEDPYGFVFVVDTLNNRIQKFDPEMNFVSKWGTIGREEKQFQNPSGIWLSWEPDWEPKDE; from the coding sequence ATGGCACAAGACAATGAAGCGGTAGAAGAAGTCGAGACCCAGGAGGTCGTCGGCGAATCGACCGCCATCGAGGTTCAGGATCCCGCGACGCTTCCGGAGGAGAGGCCGAAATGGGCGGACGTCGACCACACGCAGTTGTACGTGTGGGTGGCGGATGCGGGCAACGACCGCATCCAGAAGTTTGACGGCAACGGCAGGTTTCTGTTCGAGTTCGGAAAGCCCGCTGGCACCCGGCCCCCCTACCGGCCGGGGTTGTTCAAAGGGCCGTTCGGCGTGGCGGTGGACAAGGAAGGCAACATCTGGGTGGCGGACACGGGGTGTCACCGCATCCAGAAATTCGACCCGGAAGGTGATTTCATCCTGGAGTTCGGCGGCGAGGGTTACGGACAGAGCAAGTTTTACTGGCCGGAGGCTATCTGTGTCGAGCCGATGGGCACGGTGCTGGTGGCGGACACGCACAACCACTGCCTGAAACGATACGATGAAGACGGTGAGTTCCTGCTCGGGTTCGGTTTCGCCGGCAACTTCGACGGGTTCATGAAATTCCCCACCGGTCTCGCCACCGACGCCGAAGGCAATATCTACGTCGCCGACCGGGATAACCAGCGCGTTCAGATTTTCAACGAAGAGGGCCAGTTCCTCACCAAGTTCGGCGAATATGGGTTCGAGGAAGGCCGGTTCAACTTTCCCTCCGACCTCACCGTGCGCACCGACGGCACCCTGCTGGTTGCGGAAAAAAGCCAGAACCGGCTGCAGCAGTTTGACCGCGACGGCAATTTCATCGCCTCCTTTTGTGAATACGGGAAACGCGACGGGCAATTCAACTGCCCCATGGCCATCGCGGAAGACCCTTACGGATTCGTCTTTGTGGTGGATACGTTGAACAACCGCATTCAGAAATTCGACCCGGAAATGAATTTCGTCAGCAAATGGGGCACCATCGGGCGCGAGGAAAAGCAGTTTCAGAATCCCAGCGGCATCTGGCTTTCCTGGGAGCCGGATTGGGAGCCGAAAGATGAGTGA
- a CDS encoding Lcl C-terminal domain-containing protein, producing MSEWRVRTVAVVANWVVTTTILFLLPAIAWAVDEKTQTSDPEFGGQILTLTEPSKAEFKTDDPRFRDNENGTVTDIQEKLVWEQMDSYQSLKQWLNWNDAQHYIRKMNESEFGGASNWRLPTREELKSLYDESKSVPWNYYWTKNEVHIDPIFGNSNCCYWSVEEVSEEMAWGFNFIRGKAYPSMKGGIQKSLTVIRAVRDLKGSEKVSLK from the coding sequence ATGAGTGAGTGGCGGGTGCGTACCGTGGCTGTGGTGGCGAATTGGGTGGTGACCACCACCATCCTGTTTCTCCTTCCCGCAATAGCATGGGCCGTAGATGAAAAAACGCAGACGTCCGACCCGGAGTTTGGGGGCCAGATCCTCACCCTCACGGAGCCGTCCAAGGCGGAATTCAAAACCGACGATCCGCGTTTCCGGGACAATGAAAACGGCACTGTGACCGACATTCAGGAAAAACTCGTGTGGGAACAGATGGATTCCTACCAGTCCCTCAAACAGTGGCTGAACTGGAACGACGCCCAGCATTACATCCGCAAGATGAACGAAAGCGAATTCGGCGGGGCGTCCAACTGGCGTCTTCCCACTCGAGAGGAACTGAAAAGCCTTTATGATGAGTCCAAGTCGGTGCCGTGGAATTATTACTGGACGAAGAACGAAGTGCACATCGACCCCATTTTCGGCAACAGCAACTGCTGTTACTGGTCTGTGGAAGAGGTGAGTGAGGAAATGGCGTGGGGATTCAACTTCATCCGCGGCAAAGCCTACCCCAGCATGAAGGGCGGCATCCAGAAATCCCTCACCGTCATCCGCGCAGTCCGCGACCTCAAGGGGAGCGAAAAAGTCAGCTTGAAGTGA